A genomic window from Acinetobacter chinensis includes:
- a CDS encoding YcxB family protein yields the protein MSETKPALSLRYYLNLEESQDGFSLATFGKKQITRFITPLVSIGIIVWGFMIGFEGVGRYYIALGTFFLLLQIIMRYWFLPMMFKRQFVKYQFGKSEQGMDLYQDHAELYANGRKQMIHYHDVQNFAVGKLTYMIEMKSRTVVIVPKRAFETQADQTVFENTFKK from the coding sequence ATGTCTGAGACTAAGCCTGCTTTATCTTTGCGTTATTACCTGAATCTTGAAGAATCTCAGGATGGTTTTTCCCTTGCTACCTTTGGCAAAAAACAGATTACACGCTTTATTACCCCACTGGTCAGTATAGGTATTATTGTCTGGGGCTTTATGATCGGGTTTGAGGGCGTAGGGCGTTACTATATTGCGCTGGGTACTTTTTTCCTGTTACTTCAGATCATTATGCGATACTGGTTTTTACCGATGATGTTTAAACGCCAGTTTGTAAAATATCAGTTCGGGAAAAGTGAGCAGGGTATGGATCTGTATCAGGATCATGCTGAACTGTATGCCAATGGGCGTAAACAGATGATTCATTATCATGATGTACAGAATTTTGCTGTTGGTAAACTGACGTATATGATTGAGATGAAAAGCCGTACTGTGGTGATTGTACCGAAACGTGCTTTTGAAACTCAGGCTGATCAGACTGTATTTGAAAATACATTTAAAAAGTAA
- a CDS encoding Lnb N-terminal periplasmic domain-containing protein — protein sequence MPTTDKKEFIRTVAVGFLHFIFSLAVLLSSLWLCMALWFQAPVSPLFSKLLMGLWILFALSILGIYFTGHIFSRTKDILLYLIIFILSLCWYFSIEPRQDRQWNPEVARMLSYEKQGNLVTLHNVRNFNWHADGSYDERWETRQYDLNSITGINIITSYWMGPQIAHTLVSFDFANAAPLTFSIEIRKEQNEEFSALGGFFRKYELSLIASDEKDIVFTRSNIRKEQVYFFPVQMPRPEMKALFEEYLQKADQLADTPRWYNTLTSNCTTLIFDMVQAVTWQPLPIDYRLLASGYLPNYMYDLKALDQQLTLQQWYQTAHINPRVQDHDTLSSARFSALARQGLPLSDAY from the coding sequence ATGCCAACAACAGATAAAAAGGAATTTATCAGAACCGTTGCCGTAGGGTTTCTGCATTTTATATTCAGCCTGGCAGTCCTGCTCAGCTCGCTTTGGCTGTGCATGGCACTCTGGTTCCAGGCACCTGTCAGTCCACTTTTCAGCAAACTGCTGATGGGTTTATGGATACTGTTTGCACTGAGTATTTTAGGCATCTATTTTACGGGGCATATTTTCAGCCGCACTAAAGATATTCTACTTTATCTGATTATTTTCATCCTCAGTCTGTGCTGGTACTTCAGTATTGAACCCCGTCAGGACAGACAGTGGAATCCTGAAGTCGCCCGCATGCTCAGTTATGAAAAACAAGGCAATCTGGTGACGCTGCATAATGTCCGTAATTTTAACTGGCATGCAGATGGCAGCTATGATGAACGCTGGGAAACCCGCCAGTATGATCTGAACAGTATTACAGGCATCAATATTATTACCTCTTACTGGATGGGACCTCAGATTGCACATACCCTGGTGAGTTTTGATTTTGCCAATGCGGCACCCCTGACCTTTTCCATCGAAATCAGAAAAGAGCAGAATGAAGAATTTTCAGCACTGGGTGGATTTTTCAGAAAATACGAACTCAGCCTGATTGCATCGGATGAAAAAGATATTGTGTTTACCCGCAGCAATATCCGCAAAGAACAGGTTTATTTCTTCCCTGTTCAGATGCCCCGTCCCGAAATGAAAGCACTCTTTGAAGAATATCTGCAGAAAGCAGATCAGCTTGCCGATACTCCACGCTGGTACAACACTTTGACCAGTAACTGTACGACACTGATTTTTGACATGGTACAGGCCGTGACATGGCAGCCTTTACCTATCGATTACCGCTTGCTGGCATCGGGCTATCTGCCTAATTATATGTATGATTTAAAAGCCCTGGATCAACAGCTGACTTTACAGCAATGGTATCAGACCGCCCATATCAACCCTCGCGTACAGGATCATGACACCCTCAGCAGTGCCCGTTTTTCAGCACTGGCCCGTCAGGGATTACCCTTATCTGACGCCTATTAA
- the msrA gene encoding peptide-methionine (S)-S-oxide reductase MsrA yields MQQALLGGGCFWCVEAVFLQLKGVTQVISGYAGGNTVQPSYEDICRGDTEHAEVIQVEFDENQISYEQLLNVFFATHDPTTLNRQGNDIGTQYRSVIYYYNDEQKQTADQLIQQLKEEGLDIVTEVSPVPVFYVAEEYHQNFFARNPAQGYCNFAIPPKLMKLQSKFQELLKD; encoded by the coding sequence ATGCAACAGGCTTTATTAGGCGGTGGATGCTTCTGGTGTGTCGAAGCCGTATTTCTGCAGCTCAAAGGTGTGACTCAGGTCATCAGTGGTTATGCAGGCGGAAATACCGTTCAGCCCAGCTATGAAGATATCTGTCGTGGCGACACCGAGCATGCTGAAGTCATTCAGGTAGAATTTGATGAAAATCAGATCAGTTATGAGCAGTTGCTGAATGTATTTTTTGCAACACATGACCCGACTACACTGAACCGTCAGGGCAATGACATTGGGACTCAGTACCGTTCTGTGATCTATTATTATAATGATGAACAGAAACAGACCGCAGACCAGCTCATACAGCAACTCAAGGAAGAAGGTCTGGACATCGTGACTGAAGTCAGTCCTGTACCTGTGTTTTATGTTGCCGAAGAATATCATCAGAACTTCTTTGCCAGAAATCCTGCACAGGGCTACTGTAATTTCGCGATTCCACCGAAACTGATGAAACTGCAAAGTAAATTTCAGGAACTGCTCAAAGACTGA
- a CDS encoding META domain-containing protein yields the protein MLKNLLAVGVIGTAILVTGCQTTPNAAAGIQANNLSLLQSKTWYLTQIGHTEIKTTADRNTPTLQFDQATQRLSGSDGCNRIMGSYTAGRDTLTLGPVASTRMACLNNSNIDQQFNEALAKTANYQAYGKTLKLTDRHGNVVLQFTSEVPQQ from the coding sequence ATGTTAAAAAACTTACTTGCAGTTGGGGTTATCGGTACAGCTATTCTTGTCACAGGTTGCCAGACCACACCAAATGCAGCAGCAGGCATCCAGGCAAATAACCTGAGCCTGTTACAGAGCAAGACCTGGTATCTGACCCAGATTGGTCATACTGAAATTAAAACAACAGCAGACCGTAACACACCAACCTTGCAGTTTGACCAGGCAACTCAGCGTCTGAGCGGTTCTGATGGCTGTAACCGCATTATGGGCAGTTATACCGCTGGGCGTGACACGCTGACCCTGGGACCTGTAGCTTCTACCCGCATGGCATGTCTGAACAACAGCAATATTGACCAGCAGTTTAATGAAGCGCTGGCAAAAACCGCTAATTATCAGGCTTATGGCAAAACCCTGAAACTGACCGACCGACATGGCAATGTTGTCCTTCAGTTCACCAGTGAAGTCCCACAGCAGTAA
- the rnr gene encoding ribonuclease R: MKNWEDPEAKAEAQRYENPIPSRTLILETLEQMNAPQSHADLVEKFDIADQKSIDALSHRLSAMVRDGQLMKDGHRFQPAAELPEHEATVYINSKGFGTASIAGQDDLMLPERELRLVFNGDQVKVRQTSVDRKGKAWGFITEVLQHRVKQIIGKVTVHEGEYFVQPGNPNAHQPITLEKELIEHAKVNVGDSIRVAIDDYPTREELATGHIIQSMADKADTEIIIPQTILEFGLPYEFPEEVIEEAERFKEPTAKDREGRIDLRDLPLVTIDGEDARDFDDAVYAEKRPGGGYRVVVAIADVSHYVRIGKPLDDEAQERGTSVYFPHYVLPMLPEALSNGLCSLNPDVDRLCMVCDLNLSRAGRVTKFEFYPSVMHSQARLTYTQVAQYLDGDSTAVPENRDVRKSLNTLYQLYETLKGLRAERHAMEFETVETYMTFDELGGIKEILPRSRNVAHKLIEECMLLANVAAAEYCLKNEVPMLYRVHEAPEFSRIQKVKDFVKLLGLPFPDQPTQADYQKVIEATKDRIDAPSIHAVLLRSMMQAYYGANNLGHYGLAYEAYTHFTSPIRRYPDLLLHRAIKASLTTKKYPLSGAALDDAGEHFSATERRADEASRSVTSWLKCHYLQQHLGEEFVGTISAVAEFGLFVTLKDLYVDGMIHVSQLGDDYFVYDQPSQSLVGQSRGQTFSLGDEVKIKVAAVNLEERKIDFELLQQLTHAGRAIRSKAPRVAKTQASEQVFSERPSRQTAAPTGDENGERPPIKKKPKGKPSSYSKKPGKNTAAKSEAKAKDKVKKKTKAKKKKSNAKAKDE; the protein is encoded by the coding sequence ATGAAAAACTGGGAAGACCCTGAGGCAAAAGCCGAAGCACAACGTTATGAAAACCCAATCCCGAGCCGGACACTGATTCTTGAAACACTGGAACAGATGAATGCGCCACAGTCTCATGCAGACCTTGTCGAAAAATTTGATATTGCAGACCAGAAAAGTATAGATGCGCTGAGTCATCGTCTGAGTGCCATGGTTCGTGATGGGCAGTTGATGAAAGATGGTCACAGATTTCAGCCTGCTGCTGAACTGCCAGAACATGAAGCAACGGTTTATATCAACTCGAAAGGATTTGGTACTGCCAGCATTGCCGGGCAGGATGATCTGATGCTGCCTGAACGTGAATTACGCCTGGTCTTTAATGGCGACCAGGTGAAAGTCCGTCAGACTTCAGTAGACCGTAAAGGTAAGGCATGGGGATTTATTACCGAAGTCCTGCAGCATCGGGTGAAACAGATTATTGGTAAAGTCACTGTTCACGAAGGCGAATACTTTGTTCAGCCAGGCAATCCCAATGCGCATCAGCCCATTACGCTGGAAAAGGAACTGATTGAACACGCTAAGGTAAATGTCGGCGACTCAATCCGTGTTGCGATTGATGATTATCCAACCCGTGAAGAACTGGCGACTGGTCATATTATTCAGTCCATGGCAGATAAAGCCGACACTGAAATTATTATTCCACAGACCATTCTTGAGTTTGGTCTGCCTTATGAATTCCCTGAAGAAGTGATTGAGGAAGCTGAGCGGTTTAAAGAGCCGACTGCCAAAGACCGTGAAGGCCGTATAGATCTGCGTGATCTGCCTTTAGTCACGATTGATGGTGAAGACGCACGCGACTTTGATGATGCTGTCTATGCTGAAAAACGCCCTGGTGGGGGTTATCGCGTGGTCGTGGCAATTGCAGATGTGAGTCACTATGTCCGTATTGGTAAACCTCTGGATGATGAAGCTCAGGAACGCGGGACATCGGTGTATTTCCCTCACTATGTTCTGCCTATGCTGCCTGAAGCACTCTCCAATGGCTTGTGTTCTTTAAATCCTGATGTAGACCGTCTGTGTATGGTCTGCGATCTGAATTTAAGCCGTGCTGGTCGTGTGACAAAATTTGAGTTCTATCCATCTGTCATGCACTCTCAGGCACGTCTGACCTATACTCAGGTTGCTCAGTATCTGGATGGTGACAGTACTGCCGTTCCTGAAAACCGTGATGTACGCAAATCATTAAATACACTGTATCAACTGTATGAAACGCTGAAAGGTTTACGTGCAGAACGTCATGCAATGGAGTTTGAAACCGTTGAAACCTACATGACCTTCGATGAACTCGGTGGAATTAAAGAAATCCTGCCACGTTCACGTAATGTTGCCCATAAACTGATTGAAGAATGCATGCTGCTTGCCAACGTTGCAGCAGCTGAATACTGTCTGAAAAATGAAGTACCGATGCTGTACCGTGTGCATGAAGCACCTGAGTTTTCACGTATTCAGAAAGTAAAAGACTTTGTGAAGTTACTTGGTCTGCCCTTCCCTGATCAGCCAACACAGGCAGATTACCAGAAAGTGATTGAAGCAACCAAAGACCGTATTGATGCGCCAAGTATCCATGCTGTTCTGCTTCGCTCCATGATGCAGGCGTATTATGGTGCCAATAACCTGGGGCATTATGGTCTGGCTTATGAAGCGTATACACACTTTACTTCTCCAATCCGTCGCTATCCTGATCTGCTGTTACACCGTGCCATCAAAGCCAGTCTGACCACAAAGAAATATCCTCTTTCAGGTGCAGCACTGGACGATGCAGGAGAACACTTCTCTGCAACTGAACGTCGTGCAGATGAAGCCTCCCGTTCGGTCACATCCTGGCTGAAATGTCATTATCTGCAACAGCATCTGGGTGAAGAATTTGTCGGAACCATCAGTGCTGTTGCTGAGTTTGGTCTGTTTGTCACACTCAAAGACCTGTATGTCGATGGCATGATTCATGTCAGCCAGCTGGGCGATGACTACTTTGTTTATGATCAACCAAGCCAGAGCCTGGTTGGACAGTCCCGTGGACAGACATTCAGCCTGGGAGATGAAGTTAAAATTAAAGTTGCAGCCGTCAATCTTGAAGAACGCAAAATTGACTTTGAACTGTTACAGCAGCTGACTCATGCTGGACGTGCCATCCGCAGTAAAGCTCCACGGGTTGCAAAAACTCAGGCTTCAGAGCAGGTTTTTTCTGAGCGTCCCAGCAGACAGACTGCAGCACCCACAGGCGACGAAAATGGTGAGCGACCTCCCATTAAAAAGAAGCCCAAAGGAAAACCCAGTTCTTACAGCAAAAAGCCGGGTAAAAACACTGCAGCTAAGTCTGAAGCAAAGGCTAAAGATAAAGTGAAGAAAAAGACGAAAGCCAAAAAGAAAAAATCCAATGCGAAAGCAAAGGATGAATAA
- a CDS encoding tetratricopeptide repeat protein yields MKKTALILSICSLFMLSACSTPEQRAFKKATKEAQSGKVDAQIQLADMYLNAQGTEKNVQEATRWYIQAAQQQDTRAFQWLRQQALQGNTQAATTMTQLIERGNVHFAQWMLTLAEQGDSQAQYAAGWMYDTGKGLIKDKSKAQYWYQKAADQGNVLAKQVLGNMYYFNKIPSDDPETGIEYLKTAALENKNNDAAVKVAHYYHYDVRDGQQALNWYRKSAELGDQHSQQMVDTYEQWKNEGPLEIPTAENSETDPSAE; encoded by the coding sequence ATGAAAAAAACTGCCCTGATCCTCTCCATCTGTTCACTGTTTATGCTGTCTGCCTGCAGCACACCCGAACAGCGTGCCTTCAAAAAAGCCACCAAAGAAGCGCAATCCGGCAAAGTAGATGCCCAGATTCAGCTGGCGGACATGTATCTGAATGCTCAGGGCACTGAAAAAAATGTACAGGAAGCCACCCGCTGGTATATTCAGGCAGCACAGCAGCAGGATACCCGGGCTTTTCAGTGGTTAAGACAGCAGGCACTTCAGGGAAATACTCAGGCAGCCACAACCATGACCCAGCTGATTGAACGTGGTAATGTACATTTTGCCCAGTGGATGCTGACACTCGCAGAACAGGGAGACAGTCAGGCACAATACGCAGCAGGCTGGATGTATGACACAGGAAAAGGACTGATCAAAGATAAGAGTAAAGCACAGTACTGGTATCAGAAAGCCGCCGATCAGGGCAATGTATTGGCAAAACAGGTACTGGGAAATATGTATTATTTTAATAAAATTCCTTCAGACGATCCAGAAACCGGTATCGAATATTTAAAAACAGCAGCACTGGAAAATAAAAACAATGATGCTGCGGTCAAAGTCGCACATTATTATCACTATGACGTCAGAGATGGACAACAGGCACTGAACTGGTACAGAAAATCTGCAGAACTGGGCGATCAGCATTCACAGCAGATGGTCGATACCTATGAACAGTGGAAAAATGAAGGACCGCTTGAAATACCGACTGCTGAAAACTCAGAAACAGATCCATCAGCTGAGTAA
- a CDS encoding fumarylacetoacetate hydrolase family protein: MSSRPSKIVCIGRIYADHAKELGNAIPDRPVLFIKPPSSLISLDEGISWNPEWGNCHYECELTLRIDQPLKQETDPIRALEAIGAVTLGLDLTLRDLQDDLKKKGQPWERAKAFDGSCMLGDWVSRSEIKDWADVHYTLHINDELRQSGDTALLLFDIGTLLVDISQVFSLEPGDVVMTGTPAGVAALLPGDQLTMTLKGQTQDFSWKTAVKA; encoded by the coding sequence ATGAGTTCACGTCCATCTAAAATTGTCTGTATTGGTCGCATTTATGCAGATCATGCAAAAGAACTTGGAAATGCAATTCCAGACCGTCCGGTGTTATTTATTAAACCGCCGAGCAGCCTGATTTCACTCGATGAGGGTATTTCCTGGAACCCTGAGTGGGGAAACTGTCATTATGAATGTGAACTGACATTACGTATTGATCAGCCTTTAAAGCAGGAAACTGATCCGATCAGAGCACTTGAGGCAATCGGCGCAGTAACACTGGGGCTGGATCTGACTTTACGTGATTTACAGGATGACCTGAAAAAGAAAGGACAGCCCTGGGAGCGTGCCAAAGCATTTGATGGTTCCTGTATGCTGGGCGACTGGGTCAGCCGTTCAGAAATCAAGGACTGGGCAGATGTGCATTACACTCTGCATATCAATGATGAATTACGTCAGTCAGGGGATACTGCACTGCTGCTGTTTGATATCGGGACTTTACTGGTCGATATCAGTCAGGTGTTCAGCCTGGAACCAGGTGATGTGGTGATGACAGGAACACCTGCGGGTGTGGCTGCACTGTTACCGGGCGATCAGCTGACCATGACGCTGAAAGGTCAGACTCAGGACTTCAGCTGGAAGACTGCTGTAAAAGCCTGA
- a CDS encoding dihydrofolate reductase, whose amino-acid sequence MAFKNFEVVHVVAMDQQNCIGKGNDLPWHISADLKHFKEITQGGVVLMGRKTLESMGRALPKRVNWVITRDTRWSFDTVKTAHSIEEALQLATTDVLASEKPNSIFIIGGGEIFKQTIDIADRLELTHVELDVQGDAHYPAVPAEFHKTASEKHIDDKTGIAFEFATYQK is encoded by the coding sequence ATGGCTTTTAAAAATTTCGAAGTTGTACACGTTGTGGCAATGGATCAGCAGAACTGCATTGGTAAAGGCAATGATTTGCCGTGGCACATTTCCGCAGACTTGAAACACTTTAAGGAAATCACTCAGGGCGGTGTCGTGCTCATGGGCAGAAAAACACTGGAGTCGATGGGCAGAGCTTTACCCAAGCGCGTCAACTGGGTGATCACCCGGGATACCCGCTGGTCATTTGATACAGTCAAAACAGCGCACAGCATCGAAGAAGCACTGCAACTTGCAACAACTGATGTACTCGCATCTGAAAAGCCAAACAGTATTTTTATTATCGGTGGCGGTGAAATTTTTAAGCAGACCATTGATATTGCTGACCGTCTTGAACTGACTCATGTCGAACTCGATGTCCAGGGAGATGCCCACTACCCTGCTGTACCTGCTGAGTTCCATAAAACAGCTTCTGAAAAACATATTGACGACAAAACAGGCATTGCTTTTGAGTTCGCAACTTATCAAAAATAA